ATGATGTTACCAACGGCAAAGACGGCTATGTCAGTCTGGAAGTCAGCCCTGAGCTGGCCTACGAAACAGATAAAACCGTTGCCGAGGCCAAACGGCTTTATGAAACCGTCAACCGGCCCAATGTGATGATCAAAGTGCCGGCCACAAAAGAAGGATTGCCGGCAATTACTGAATTGATCGGTTGCGGCGTCAATGTCAATGTCACCCTAATCTTTAGCCTGCAAAATTATAAGGGGGTTGCCGAAGCATACCAGGCCGGTCTCGAACAGCTGGCTACCGCCGGCCCCAGTGTTAAAGGGGGGCATACGGTTGATCGGGTGGCCTCGGTGGCTTCTTTTTTTGTCAGCCGTGTGGATACGGCCGTGGATAGGGCATTAGAGCAAATTGGCAACTCAGCGCTACAGGGCAAGATTGCAGTGGCCAACTCCAAGATGGCTTACGCCGAATACAAACATATTATCCAGCAATCCCGCTGGCAGCAATTGGCCGCTAAAGGCGCGCAAATGCAACGCGTTCTGTGGGCGAGCACCAGCACGAAAAATCCAGCCTATCCGGACAATCTCTATGTGGATGAGCTTATCGGGCCGGATACGGTCAACACCCTTCCGCCCGCTACATTAGACAGTTTTATGGACCATGGCCAGGTCGCAGAAACACTCACCCAGGGACTTGCAGAGGCTCAAAGCCAGGTAGCTCAGTTGGCCGATCTGGGTATCGATCTGGATGCCGTCACCCAGAAATTGCAGAACGACGGTGTCGTGGCGTTTGCCAAACCCTTTGCCAAACTGTTGGAAAGCATTGCCGAAAAATGCAAGCAACTGAAAGCGGCATAGTTGGAATAATGGAAAAATGAAACATTGGGTAGGGAAAACAGATGCTGCACTGATGTCACTTTTCAAGGCGACCATGAAAATAGATCCTGTTCCGCCAAGCCCAATATTCCAGCCTTCCAGTATTTCATGGCATTAATGTACGGTAAAGCCAGCGAACTTTGATTTGATCAAAGGATTTAGCCTATGGCTATAAAAAAACAAGACGAACTAAAACAAAAGGCCGCCCATCGCGCCGTAGAATCAATAGAATCCGGCATGATCGTGGGACTGGGTACCGGCAGCACGACATCATTTGCCGTGATTCGAATCGCAGAGCGTATCAAATCCGGTGTTCTAAAAGACATTGTCGGTATTCCCACCTCCATCCGTACCGAAAAGCTGGCCCGGGACCGCAATATCCCTTTAACCACCCTGGACGAGCAGCCTGAGATCGATGTCACCATTGATGGGGCCGATGAGGTCGACCCGGAGTTGAATTTGATCAAGGGCGGCGGCGGGGCGCTGCTGCGTGAAAAAGTGGTTGCCCAGGCCAGCCGCAAAAATATTATCATCATCGATGAAAGTAAACTGTCTGAATGTCTGGGCACCCATTGGGCTCTGCCGGTAGAAGTGATTCCCTTTGCCGCCCAGACCGAATCCAACTTTCTGCAATCGCTGGGAGCAACAGTCAGCCTGCGTAGCGATGAAAACGGG
The nucleotide sequence above comes from Desulfobacterales bacterium. Encoded proteins:
- the tal gene encoding transaldolase, which produces MSKLIELEKMGQSIWLDYIQRSMLTSGKLKRLVDTGLRGVTSNPAIFEKAIAGSNDYDDDLKQLIQTDGSIEQIYEALAIKDITLATDTLRGVYDVTNGKDGYVSLEVSPELAYETDKTVAEAKRLYETVNRPNVMIKVPATKEGLPAITELIGCGVNVNVTLIFSLQNYKGVAEAYQAGLEQLATAGPSVKGGHTVDRVASVASFFVSRVDTAVDRALEQIGNSALQGKIAVANSKMAYAEYKHIIQQSRWQQLAAKGAQMQRVLWASTSTKNPAYPDNLYVDELIGPDTVNTLPPATLDSFMDHGQVAETLTQGLAEAQSQVAQLADLGIDLDAVTQKLQNDGVVAFAKPFAKLLESIAEKCKQLKAA
- the rpiA gene encoding ribose-5-phosphate isomerase RpiA codes for the protein MAIKKQDELKQKAAHRAVESIESGMIVGLGTGSTTSFAVIRIAERIKSGVLKDIVGIPTSIRTEKLARDRNIPLTTLDEQPEIDVTIDGADEVDPELNLIKGGGGALLREKVVAQASRKNIIIIDESKLSECLGTHWALPVEVIPFAAQTESNFLQSLGATVSLRSDENGQPYTTDQENFILDANFGKMSDPAALSAKLNERAGIVEHGLFLGLASEVIVAAEDDIRHLQHKRK